One segment of Chloroflexota bacterium DNA contains the following:
- a CDS encoding DUF4129 domain-containing protein translates to MTATSAINWRDYINPRFELVLLLSAVFEISWTYGYFAIAVLALTQDQTMLSPFVYGGLFLLALYGSRLLLNMRLEKRPQQAGIIALAAASVLLGIRGTLYPQAGLLDLAWLGETVSALGRFFIAFSATGLMALCGMFAWWRGLALSQASFDFESVGFRFRGGVLLISLLALINTWSGRIDMTGMLTTYFMCALLAVALARQEDMGRTDSQVSLPLKGPWLAILAGSGLAVLALGALLGVALSPQGIAMIARWLSPLSPLLFVFLYALLFVAALIVELLFGLISMVLSGLGGRGSPFDGFKPAAPPPFEVLQQSNDLNALAAYLDPLRTACAAGLFIGMLIMLALSLNRLRGRPARTGNEVRESVPVSLDLNPFRRLRDWLRPPSFDFGADNVESIRRIYASLVRLAARRGFPRQDAETPYEFVTDLRAAWAATEAEERLITDAYVRVHYGEHSPTSDEMHQVRAAWERIKAQNQATAKPKT, encoded by the coding sequence ATGACCGCAACCTCTGCCATCAACTGGCGGGACTATATCAACCCGCGCTTCGAGCTCGTGCTGCTGCTCTCGGCTGTCTTCGAGATCAGTTGGACGTACGGCTACTTTGCTATCGCGGTGCTGGCGCTCACGCAAGACCAGACCATGCTGTCGCCATTCGTCTACGGCGGGCTTTTCCTGCTGGCGCTGTACGGCTCGCGCCTGCTCTTGAACATGCGCCTGGAGAAACGGCCGCAGCAGGCCGGCATCATCGCGCTGGCCGCGGCGTCGGTGTTGCTCGGCATCCGCGGGACGCTGTACCCGCAGGCCGGCCTGCTCGACCTGGCATGGCTCGGCGAAACCGTGTCGGCGCTGGGGCGCTTCTTTATCGCCTTCTCGGCAACCGGTTTGATGGCGCTGTGCGGCATGTTTGCCTGGTGGCGCGGGCTGGCGCTGTCGCAGGCGTCGTTCGACTTCGAGAGCGTCGGGTTCCGCTTCCGGGGCGGCGTCCTGCTGATTTCCCTGCTGGCGCTCATCAACACCTGGTCCGGGCGCATCGACATGACCGGCATGCTCACGACCTACTTCATGTGCGCATTGCTGGCCGTGGCGCTGGCGCGGCAGGAAGACATGGGGCGCACCGATTCGCAGGTATCGCTGCCGCTCAAGGGGCCGTGGCTGGCGATCCTGGCCGGCTCCGGGCTGGCGGTGCTGGCCCTGGGCGCGCTGCTGGGCGTGGCACTGTCGCCGCAGGGCATCGCGATGATTGCACGCTGGCTGAGCCCGCTGTCGCCGCTGCTGTTCGTCTTTCTGTATGCGCTGCTGTTCGTCGCCGCGTTGATCGTTGAGTTGCTGTTTGGACTGATCTCCATGGTTTTGAGCGGCCTGGGCGGGCGCGGCAGCCCGTTCGACGGATTCAAGCCGGCCGCTCCGCCGCCATTCGAGGTATTGCAGCAGAGCAACGATCTGAACGCGCTGGCCGCCTATCTTGACCCATTGCGCACCGCTTGCGCGGCCGGGCTGTTTATCGGTATGCTCATCATGCTGGCGCTGTCGCTGAACCGCCTGCGCGGGCGGCCGGCGCGCACCGGCAACGAGGTGCGCGAGAGCGTGCCGGTCAGCCTGGACCTGAACCCGTTTCGCCGGCTGCGCGACTGGCTGCGACCGCCGTCATTCGATTTTGGCGCGGACAATGTGGAGTCGATCCGGCGCATCTACGCCAGCCTGGTGCGACTTGCCGCGCGCCGGGGTTTCCCGCGCCAGGACGCCGAAACGCCTTATGAATTCGTCACCGACTTGCGCGCCGCATGGGCCGCGACTGAGGCGGAGGAACGCCTGATCACTGACGCGTACGTGCGCGTCCATTACGGCGAGCACTCGCCCACATCGGACGAAATGCACCAGGTGCGGGCCGCGTGGGAACGCATTAAGGCGCAGAACCAGGCGACTGCCAAGCCGAAAACCTGA